Proteins from a single region of Verrucosispora sp. NA02020:
- a CDS encoding methyltransferase domain-containing protein, producing the protein MTTGQQTADQEVSQPMESTQAAPPPPPAPADTRYDASTIMVLSGLDGVRRHPSMYIGSVGVAGWHHLVSELVDNAVDEAEAGHCRDVEVVLHRDGSCSVGDDGRGIPVDPHPEHQRPAAEVLLTTLHSGGKFEAGSYRTSAGLHGVGLSCVNALSERLELDVWRDGAHHRQIYTRGAPAGDLTRVGASDRTGTRIRFLPDETVLETAEFSAALIRSRLEEVAFLHPTLTLRLRDERTGEDVRLSYQSGVGGFLRHRHRDAVWVHPDPLTVRHETDDLALDAAFCWTEGYTEDIQSFVNSVRTDHHGTHVDGLRAALAEVINAYATSRGLLDTTAGERITTVDILEGLAAVVAVRMRSPRFDGQTKKRLQSSEVAGFVRAAVSAELTRQLALDDDLGQRLVKRTLDSARARLAARLASRTAQVRRRQIEVDYAVYQRQFGIRSRNWHDSCSWLTDEGLLAQHAALCDVAPDARMLDVCCGSGVVGNAFRGRVGEMIGLDITPEMVSLASTRLDKVHQGTVYDLPFPDASFDLVVNREVLHLLPNPEKPVSEVFRVLRPGGQFIVGQIVPYADEDAYWMFRIFKKKQPLLFQMFREPDFRRLLLGAGFTDLTMEEYLLWESIDKWIDTHETTPAARQEIYRLFYDAPAQVRAVHPFEVSADGSVRDQWRWCVYSVRKPVC; encoded by the coding sequence ATGACCACCGGCCAGCAGACCGCCGACCAGGAAGTGAGCCAGCCGATGGAGTCCACGCAGGCCGCCCCGCCCCCGCCCCCGGCGCCCGCCGACACCAGGTACGACGCCAGCACGATCATGGTCCTCTCCGGCCTCGACGGAGTACGCCGGCACCCGTCGATGTACATCGGCTCGGTCGGTGTGGCCGGCTGGCACCACCTGGTCAGCGAGCTGGTCGACAACGCGGTGGACGAGGCGGAGGCGGGACACTGCCGCGACGTCGAGGTCGTCCTGCACCGCGACGGCTCCTGCTCGGTCGGCGACGACGGCCGGGGCATACCCGTCGACCCGCACCCGGAGCACCAGCGCCCGGCCGCCGAGGTGCTGCTGACCACCCTGCACTCCGGCGGCAAGTTCGAGGCCGGGTCCTACCGCACCTCGGCCGGGCTGCACGGCGTCGGACTCTCCTGCGTCAACGCCCTGTCCGAGCGGCTGGAGCTGGACGTGTGGCGCGACGGCGCCCACCACCGACAGATCTACACGCGAGGCGCGCCGGCCGGCGACCTCACGCGGGTCGGCGCATCGGACCGCACCGGCACCCGCATCCGTTTCCTCCCGGACGAGACGGTCCTGGAGACCGCGGAGTTCTCGGCCGCCCTGATCCGCAGCCGGCTGGAGGAGGTCGCCTTCCTGCACCCGACGCTGACCCTGCGGCTGCGCGACGAGCGCACCGGGGAGGACGTCCGGCTCAGCTACCAGTCCGGCGTGGGCGGATTCCTGCGACACCGGCACCGCGACGCGGTGTGGGTGCACCCGGACCCGCTCACCGTCCGGCACGAGACCGACGACCTGGCGCTCGACGCCGCCTTCTGCTGGACCGAGGGCTACACCGAGGACATCCAGAGCTTCGTCAACAGCGTCCGGACCGACCACCACGGCACCCACGTGGACGGGCTGCGGGCCGCGCTGGCCGAGGTGATCAACGCGTACGCGACCAGCCGCGGCCTGCTCGACACGACCGCCGGGGAACGGATCACCACGGTCGACATCCTTGAAGGGCTGGCCGCGGTCGTCGCGGTCCGGATGCGCAGCCCCCGCTTCGACGGACAGACCAAGAAGCGGTTGCAGAGCAGCGAGGTCGCCGGCTTCGTCCGCGCCGCCGTGTCGGCCGAGCTGACCCGGCAGTTGGCGCTCGACGACGACCTGGGGCAGCGCCTGGTCAAACGCACGCTCGACTCCGCGCGCGCCCGGCTCGCCGCCCGGCTGGCCAGCCGCACCGCACAGGTCCGGCGCCGCCAGATCGAGGTCGACTACGCCGTCTACCAGCGTCAGTTCGGCATCCGCTCGCGCAACTGGCACGACTCCTGCTCCTGGCTCACCGACGAGGGCCTGCTGGCCCAGCACGCGGCGCTCTGCGACGTCGCCCCGGACGCCCGGATGCTGGACGTCTGCTGCGGCAGCGGGGTGGTCGGCAACGCCTTCCGGGGCCGGGTCGGCGAGATGATCGGCCTGGACATCACCCCGGAGATGGTGTCGCTCGCCTCCACCCGGCTCGACAAGGTCCACCAGGGCACCGTCTACGACCTGCCGTTCCCCGACGCCAGCTTCGACCTGGTCGTCAACCGCGAGGTGCTGCACCTGCTGCCGAACCCGGAGAAGCCGGTGTCGGAGGTCTTCCGGGTCCTCAGACCGGGCGGGCAGTTCATCGTCGGCCAGATCGTCCCGTACGCCGACGAGGACGCGTACTGGATGTTCCGGATCTTCAAGAAGAAGCAGCCGCTGCTGTTCCAGATGTTCCGCGAGCCGGACTTCCGGCGGCTGTTGCTCGGCGCCGGCTTCACCGACCTGACGATGGAGGAGTACCTGCTCTGGGAGTCGATCGACAAGTGGATCGACACCCACGAGACGACCCCCGCCGCCCGCCAGGAGATCTACCGGCTCTTCTATGACGCCCCGGCCCAGGTGCGGGCGGTGCACCCGTTCGAGGTCTCCGCCGACGGATCGGTCCGGGACCAGTGGCGCTGGTGCGTGTACTCGGTACGGAAACCGGTGTGTTGA
- a CDS encoding rubrerythrin — protein sequence MSALTEELFDEIRAAFIAEASTVLRFQYFAQVSEIEGSLDSARLFTELAESAACVAHGHLDFLQAVADPATGRPLGDTDLNLAAALSSEMEAATARYPALVQQAHEEGLADVASWLETLRALKHAHLAKLSAAHEALRGVPAGSLGEPVAG from the coding sequence ATGAGTGCCCTCACTGAGGAATTGTTCGACGAAATTCGCGCGGCGTTCATCGCCGAAGCATCGACCGTCCTGCGCTTCCAGTACTTCGCCCAGGTGTCCGAGATCGAGGGCTCGCTCGACTCCGCCCGGCTGTTCACCGAACTCGCCGAGAGCGCGGCCTGCGTGGCACACGGGCATCTCGACTTCCTGCAGGCCGTGGCCGACCCGGCCACCGGGCGGCCGCTGGGCGACACCGACCTCAACCTCGCCGCCGCGCTGAGCAGCGAGATGGAGGCCGCGACCGCCCGCTACCCGGCGCTGGTCCAGCAGGCACACGAGGAGGGGCTGGCCGACGTCGCGAGCTGGCTGGAGACCCTGCGCGCCCTCAAGCACGCGCATCTGGCCAAGCTGAGCGCCGCCCACGAGGCGCTGCGCGGCGTACCCGCCGGGTCACTCGGCGAGCCGGTCGCCGGATGA